One window of the candidate division KSB1 bacterium genome contains the following:
- a CDS encoding phytanoyl-CoA dioxygenase family protein, with translation MNTHVTAEQIAFYQDNGFLILENFLSPQEVEEIIAAVSEAVRQMGRQKVAGEGNKDLVEGESFYDKVFVQRLNLWKINPTIKKYFLSPELGRMLCQLTGAPGIRVWHDQTLQKQPWANPTAWHLDNPYWSFHSRQAISIWVALDEATLQNGCLYYLPGSHKLARYDNVDIGQNMDALFQFYPEFRTLEPVAAPMKPGDAGLHNGLTAHAAGPNMTPRWRRAMTCAYMPEGATFNGIQNILSQEQVARLKIGDPLNDDSQNPLLWPKK, from the coding sequence ATGAACACCCACGTGACGGCCGAACAAATCGCGTTTTATCAAGACAACGGCTTTCTCATTCTGGAAAATTTCCTCAGCCCGCAGGAAGTGGAGGAGATCATCGCCGCCGTGTCGGAAGCCGTGCGTCAAATGGGCAGGCAAAAGGTTGCCGGCGAGGGCAACAAGGATTTGGTCGAGGGCGAATCGTTTTACGACAAAGTCTTCGTGCAGCGTCTGAACTTGTGGAAGATCAATCCCACCATCAAAAAATACTTTCTCAGTCCGGAACTGGGCCGGATGCTCTGCCAGCTCACCGGCGCGCCCGGCATCCGGGTGTGGCATGACCAGACACTGCAAAAGCAGCCCTGGGCCAATCCGACCGCCTGGCATCTTGACAATCCCTATTGGTCCTTTCACTCGCGCCAGGCCATCTCGATCTGGGTGGCGCTCGATGAGGCGACCCTGCAAAACGGCTGTCTTTATTATCTGCCGGGCTCGCACAAGCTCGCGCGCTACGACAATGTCGACATCGGGCAAAACATGGATGCCCTGTTTCAATTTTATCCCGAGTTCCGCACCCTGGAGCCGGTGGCGGCCCCGATGAAACCGGGCGATGCCGGTTTGCACAACGGCCTGACAGCGCATGCCGCCGGGCCCAACATGACGCCGCGCTGGCGCCGCGCCATGACCTGCGCCTACATGCCCGAAGGCGCAACCTTCAACGGCATTCAAAACATCCTGTCGCAAGAACAGGTGGCCAGGCTCAAAATCGGCGATCCCCTGAATGATGACAGCCAGAACCCGCTGCTGTGGCCGAAAAAATAA
- a CDS encoding Gfo/Idh/MocA family oxidoreductase, with protein MKPVRFVVIGLGGYAAVHLEAVAWLAQQGLARLTGVVALASDRQRFPERVAALQAAGVRLFESIDAFFAAGAPAADVLTVPIGIHQHVPVSAAALAAGLHVYCEKPLAATVQEADQLIAWRNLAGRKIAVGFQHVYSNAVQQLKARICSGRLGRVQTITVLCSWPRSMQYYRRNDWAGRLRTGENWVLDSPANNAHSHYLLNALYLASPQEHAATVPAKLRAELYRAYPIASCDTLQMKFTTTEGVDCHVLFSHAAARELGPLMQITCERGRVTWEGDNGKTTILYAGGATEQFDNDVEPHWRYHGLRDLVQAIAQDIQPRCSLEIARCQTLTINAMHESCPEIVTVPPDFIEEVEDWEMFPPNTRGRFRRVRDLDRHLQAAAQQNLFLSEMGIAWATPRRVKTFVPGDYRHFPQQS; from the coding sequence ATGAAGCCTGTGCGTTTTGTTGTGATCGGCCTGGGTGGTTATGCGGCGGTTCATCTGGAAGCGGTGGCATGGCTGGCACAACAGGGACTGGCCCGCCTCACGGGCGTGGTCGCCCTTGCGAGCGACCGCCAGCGCTTTCCCGAGCGGGTGGCGGCCCTGCAGGCGGCGGGTGTCCGGCTGTTTGAGAGCATCGATGCTTTTTTCGCCGCCGGCGCACCGGCGGCAGACGTGCTCACCGTGCCGATCGGCATTCATCAGCATGTCCCGGTGAGTGCGGCCGCGCTGGCGGCGGGTTTGCATGTCTATTGCGAGAAACCGCTGGCGGCCACGGTGCAGGAGGCCGATCAACTGATCGCCTGGCGCAACCTGGCCGGCAGGAAAATCGCCGTGGGCTTTCAGCATGTCTACAGCAACGCGGTGCAACAGCTCAAAGCCCGCATTTGCTCCGGCCGACTGGGCCGCGTGCAAACGATCACGGTGCTGTGCAGTTGGCCGCGCAGCATGCAGTATTACCGCCGCAATGACTGGGCGGGCCGCTTGCGCACCGGTGAGAACTGGGTGCTGGACAGCCCGGCCAACAACGCGCATTCGCATTATTTGCTCAATGCCCTTTATCTGGCCTCGCCGCAGGAGCATGCCGCCACCGTGCCGGCGAAGCTGCGCGCCGAACTTTATCGCGCCTATCCCATTGCGAGCTGTGACACGCTGCAAATGAAATTCACCACCACCGAAGGCGTCGACTGCCATGTGTTGTTCTCGCACGCCGCCGCCCGCGAGCTCGGCCCGCTGATGCAAATCACCTGCGAGCGGGGCCGCGTCACCTGGGAAGGCGACAACGGCAAAACCACCATCCTCTATGCCGGCGGCGCAACCGAGCAGTTCGACAATGACGTCGAGCCGCACTGGCGCTATCATGGTCTGCGCGATTTGGTGCAGGCGATCGCGCAGGATATCCAGCCGCGGTGTTCCCTCGAGATTGCCCGCTGCCAGACCCTGACGATCAACGCCATGCATGAAAGCTGCCCGGAGATCGTCACCGTGCCGCCGGACTTCATCGAGGAGGTCGAAGATTGGGAAATGTTTCCGCCCAACACCAGGGGCCGATTCCGGCGGGTGCGCGATCTCGACCGCCATCTGCAGGCCGCCGCGCAACAGAATCTCTTTCTCAGTGAAATGGGCATCGCGTGGGCCACGCCACGCCGGGTGAAAACTTTTGTACCCGGCGATTACCGCCATTTTCCGCAGCAGTCGTGA
- a CDS encoding 9-O-acetylesterase — protein sequence MPHKRVRLWSAVMLLLVLFCDTGGAQTRLPAIFSDHMVLQQKMRIPLWGSAPPGATVTVQLGRQRQTARVDARGQWRVHLHPMPAGGPYELLVWSSDTLRFRNVMIGEVWLCSGQSNMEMPLVSTWAKVNNFREEVAAANHPNLRLLLIKRAKSTKPQSEADTEGWKVCDTTSVKNFSATAYFFGRHLQQKLGVPVGLIQSAWGGTVVEAWTSGASLKTVPDIKGFVELLEKTARDSIFDQALYEKNLQGWHHQIAELDRQAAGSDLPWWEPQREDQNWQVMELPTVWERAGLVDFDGLVWFRKHITLPETVAGRKLRLHLGPIDDFDWTFFNGREIGRTTVFNVPRQYEVPADLVQAGDNVIAVRVLDTGGNGGFYGRPEQLYLVGSDSVRVALAGAWRFQSGLRLREIPLPPPSPRTPNRPTVLYNAMIAPLIPYALRGVIWYQGESNAARAYQYRTLFPLLIRDWRRQWQQGDFPFLFVQLANYQAVNTEPVESEWAELREAQTLALAEPKTGMAVTIDIGDANDIHPGNKQGVGERLALQARRIAYGEKLVHSGPLYKGMKIENNRIRLFFDHTGSGLLAGGNQELRGFAIAGADRKFVWAHAQIAGKTVVVSHPQVPQPVAVRYAWAGNPVCNLFNREGLPASPFRTDDWPGVTRETHLNRQY from the coding sequence ATGCCTCACAAGCGGGTTCGACTGTGGTCCGCCGTGATGTTGTTGTTGGTACTGTTTTGTGACACTGGTGGTGCCCAAACGCGGCTGCCGGCGATCTTTTCCGATCACATGGTCCTGCAGCAGAAAATGCGCATTCCGCTTTGGGGCAGTGCGCCGCCGGGTGCCACTGTCACGGTGCAACTTGGGCGGCAACGCCAAACGGCCCGGGTTGATGCCCGGGGGCAATGGCGGGTGCACTTGCATCCCATGCCGGCGGGTGGGCCTTACGAACTGCTGGTATGGAGCAGTGACACGCTGCGTTTTCGCAATGTCATGATCGGCGAGGTGTGGCTGTGCTCCGGCCAGTCCAACATGGAAATGCCGCTGGTGAGCACATGGGCGAAGGTGAACAATTTCCGCGAGGAAGTCGCGGCAGCCAATCATCCCAATCTGCGGTTGCTGCTCATCAAGCGGGCCAAAAGCACCAAACCGCAAAGCGAGGCCGACACCGAGGGCTGGAAGGTGTGTGACACCACCAGCGTGAAGAATTTCTCCGCCACCGCCTATTTTTTCGGCCGCCATTTGCAGCAAAAGCTCGGCGTGCCGGTGGGGCTGATTCAAAGTGCGTGGGGCGGCACCGTGGTGGAGGCCTGGACCAGCGGGGCCTCGCTGAAAACTGTGCCGGACATCAAAGGCTTCGTCGAGCTGCTGGAAAAGACAGCACGCGACAGCATTTTCGATCAGGCCCTTTATGAGAAGAACCTGCAGGGCTGGCACCATCAGATTGCCGAGTTGGATCGCCAGGCCGCGGGCAGCGATCTGCCCTGGTGGGAGCCGCAACGCGAGGATCAAAACTGGCAGGTGATGGAGTTGCCCACGGTTTGGGAACGTGCCGGCCTGGTGGATTTTGACGGCCTGGTTTGGTTCCGCAAGCATATCACTCTGCCGGAAACTGTTGCCGGCCGGAAACTGCGGTTACACCTCGGGCCGATAGATGATTTCGACTGGACTTTTTTCAACGGCCGCGAAATCGGCCGCACCACCGTGTTCAATGTGCCGCGGCAGTATGAAGTGCCGGCGGACCTGGTGCAAGCCGGTGACAATGTCATCGCCGTGCGGGTGCTCGATACCGGCGGCAACGGTGGTTTTTACGGCCGGCCGGAACAGCTCTACCTGGTGGGAAGTGATTCCGTGCGGGTTGCGCTCGCCGGTGCCTGGCGCTTTCAATCCGGCTTGCGTCTGCGCGAGATTCCGCTGCCGCCGCCCTCGCCGCGCACACCCAACCGTCCAACCGTGCTCTACAACGCCATGATTGCGCCGCTGATCCCCTATGCTCTGCGCGGCGTGATTTGGTACCAGGGCGAAAGCAACGCCGCCCGCGCTTATCAATACCGCACGCTGTTCCCGCTGCTGATCCGGGACTGGCGCCGGCAATGGCAGCAGGGCGATTTCCCCTTCCTCTTTGTGCAGCTCGCCAATTACCAGGCGGTGAATACCGAACCGGTGGAAAGCGAGTGGGCCGAGCTGCGCGAGGCGCAAACCCTGGCGCTGGCCGAACCCAAGACCGGCATGGCCGTGACCATCGACATCGGCGACGCAAACGATATTCATCCCGGCAACAAGCAGGGCGTGGGTGAGCGCCTGGCATTGCAGGCGCGCCGCATTGCTTATGGCGAGAAGCTGGTGCACTCCGGCCCGCTTTACAAGGGCATGAAGATCGAAAACAATCGCATCCGCCTGTTCTTCGATCACACCGGGAGCGGGTTGCTGGCCGGCGGCAATCAGGAATTGCGCGGCTTCGCGATTGCCGGCGCCGATCGCAAGTTCGTATGGGCACACGCACAGATCGCGGGCAAAACCGTGGTGGTCAGCCATCCGCAAGTGCCACAGCCGGTGGCCGTGCGCTATGCCTGGGCGGGCAACCCGGTGTGCAATCTTTTCAATCGTGAAGGCCTGCCAGCCTCACCGTTCCGCACCGACGACTGGCCGGGGGTAACGCGGGAGACCCATTTGAACCGGCAGTATTGA
- a CDS encoding GMC oxidoreductase, with the protein MPPPLSHDYDYIVIGSGFGGAAAALRLSEKGYRVLVLEKGKWLRAEDFPKRNWNLKKWLWLPALRFFGLFKITVFRHVAILSGVGVGGGSLVYANTLAIPQAGFFKAESWAHLADWEQELQAHYAMALRMLGAVPNPRLEVGDRALQQLAAELGKQEHFTPTNVAVYFGTPGVTVPDPYFNGKGPERTGCLFCGGCMLGCRYNAKNTLDKNYLHLARQNGVHIQAEAEVCDVVPLDGESGATGYRVKWQSATKYFKRRGAFTCRGVVFAGGVLGTVKLLLQLRETSLPRLSDKVGTGIRTNCESLIGVTTFDRRTVFCEGIAIGSILHTDEHSHLEPVRYSAGSGFWRLFMSPLVHGGNVFIRTARIVADLLRHPLANLRLFFVDDWSKRTQILLFMRTLESTLQFVRGRFGMKSVLTQGAAPTPFIPEARELAERYSSIVNGRPAALLTETLLGIPTTAHILGGAVMGRDRSEGVIDKDNRVFGYDNMYVCDGAMISANPGVNPSLTILALTERAMSKIPPAPRRHEVYSEVANEMVLAV; encoded by the coding sequence ATGCCCCCACCTCTCTCTCACGATTATGACTACATCGTCATCGGCTCTGGATTTGGCGGTGCCGCCGCAGCACTCCGCCTCTCGGAAAAAGGCTATCGCGTTTTAGTCTTGGAAAAGGGCAAATGGTTGCGGGCGGAAGATTTTCCCAAACGCAACTGGAATTTGAAAAAATGGCTGTGGCTGCCGGCGTTGCGGTTCTTCGGATTGTTCAAGATCACGGTGTTCCGCCACGTCGCGATACTCTCCGGCGTGGGCGTGGGTGGCGGCTCGTTGGTTTACGCCAACACGCTGGCAATCCCCCAGGCCGGATTTTTCAAGGCGGAGAGCTGGGCGCATCTGGCGGATTGGGAGCAGGAGCTGCAGGCGCATTATGCCATGGCGTTGCGCATGCTGGGCGCAGTGCCCAATCCCCGCCTGGAGGTGGGTGATCGTGCCCTGCAGCAATTGGCTGCCGAGCTGGGCAAGCAGGAGCATTTCACTCCGACCAACGTGGCGGTTTATTTCGGCACGCCGGGAGTGACGGTACCGGATCCCTATTTCAACGGCAAAGGCCCGGAACGCACCGGCTGCCTTTTCTGCGGCGGCTGCATGTTGGGCTGCCGTTACAACGCCAAGAACACGCTGGACAAGAACTATTTGCATCTCGCCCGGCAAAATGGCGTGCACATTCAAGCGGAAGCGGAAGTCTGCGATGTTGTCCCTCTGGATGGTGAGTCGGGCGCCACCGGCTATCGTGTCAAGTGGCAGTCCGCCACCAAATATTTCAAGAGGCGCGGTGCATTCACCTGCCGCGGGGTCGTGTTTGCCGGCGGTGTGCTCGGCACCGTCAAGCTGCTGCTGCAATTGCGCGAGACCTCTCTGCCGCGGTTGTCGGACAAAGTCGGCACGGGCATTCGCACCAATTGCGAGAGTCTGATCGGCGTGACCACGTTCGACCGCCGGACGGTTTTTTGCGAAGGGATTGCCATCGGCTCGATTCTGCATACAGATGAGCACAGCCACCTCGAACCGGTGCGCTACTCCGCCGGCTCCGGATTCTGGCGGTTGTTCATGTCGCCACTGGTGCATGGCGGCAATGTTTTCATTCGCACCGCCCGCATCGTGGCTGATCTGCTGCGACACCCGCTGGCCAACCTGCGGCTCTTTTTCGTGGATGACTGGTCAAAGCGCACGCAAATTTTGCTGTTCATGCGCACATTGGAAAGCACGCTGCAGTTTGTGCGCGGCCGTTTCGGGATGAAGTCCGTGCTGACACAGGGCGCGGCCCCAACGCCCTTTATTCCCGAGGCCCGGGAACTGGCGGAACGCTACAGCAGTATTGTGAACGGCAGGCCCGCAGCGCTGCTCACGGAGACGCTGCTGGGCATCCCCACCACCGCGCACATCCTCGGCGGCGCCGTGATGGGCAGGGATCGCAGCGAAGGTGTGATTGACAAGGACAACCGTGTCTTTGGGTACGACAATATGTATGTCTGCGATGGCGCGATGATCTCGGCCAATCCCGGCGTCAACCCTTCGCTCACGATTTTGGCGCTCACCGAACGGGCAATGAGCAAGATTCCGCCGGCCCCCCGCCGGCACGAGGTCTATAGTGAGGTTGCAAATGAAATGGTTTTGGCAGTATGA
- a CDS encoding energy transducer TonB — translation MKWFWQYEPLLQLFPYGAPELHKVYNRYLTWAATAAVAFDLVMVGSWLGGRLLSREPEVRLVRLRVIRDVAELGPPPSIATPTQALAVRGPLVRPSVGVPVPVPDALITPEATLATQEEMAQMQAPVGTGESGGDSMVVAADAVLYGETLEEPGINEFIPFEMPPMVVKRVEPVYPELARKAGMQGKVVVKALVDKNGQVKKVAVIQGHEIFHEAAIQAVMLWVFKPALQQNKPVMVWVAIPLNFVLKE, via the coding sequence ATGAAATGGTTTTGGCAGTATGAGCCCCTGCTTCAGCTTTTCCCCTACGGCGCGCCGGAGCTGCACAAGGTCTACAACAGGTATTTGACCTGGGCAGCGACCGCCGCCGTGGCGTTCGACCTTGTCATGGTGGGATCCTGGCTGGGTGGCCGGCTGCTGAGCCGGGAGCCGGAGGTGCGTCTGGTGCGTCTGCGGGTGATTCGGGATGTGGCCGAGCTTGGCCCGCCGCCCTCGATTGCCACCCCCACGCAGGCGCTGGCGGTCAGAGGCCCGCTGGTGCGGCCGAGCGTTGGCGTGCCGGTTCCCGTGCCCGACGCGCTGATCACCCCGGAAGCCACGCTGGCAACGCAGGAGGAGATGGCCCAAATGCAGGCGCCTGTGGGAACGGGCGAATCCGGAGGCGATTCCATGGTCGTGGCAGCGGACGCCGTACTGTACGGCGAAACGCTGGAAGAGCCTGGCATCAATGAGTTTATTCCCTTCGAGATGCCGCCGATGGTGGTGAAGCGGGTCGAACCGGTCTATCCTGAGCTGGCGCGCAAAGCCGGTATGCAGGGCAAGGTGGTGGTGAAGGCACTGGTGGACAAGAATGGGCAGGTCAAGAAAGTCGCCGTGATTCAGGGCCATGAGATTTTTCACGAGGCGGCCATTCAGGCGGTGATGCTGTGGGTCTTCAAACCAGCACTGCAGCAAAACAAGCCGGTGATGGTGTGGGTGGCCATACCCCTGAACTTCGTGCTGAAGGAATGA
- a CDS encoding citrate synthase has translation MPDTLTIIDNRTGKKYEIPIVHDTIKAMDLRQIKVSDDDFGLMSYDPAFMNTASCQSRITFIDGDKGILRYRGYPIEQLAEKSSFLEVAYLLIHGELPSPAAYQEWTRQITHHTLLHENTKKLMEGFHHDAHPMGMVISTLAALSTFYPDAKNIRDLEARKLQIHRLIGKMPTIAAYAYRHRRGLPYVYPDNELSYTGNFLNMLFKMTELKYQPNPVLERALDILFILHADHEQNCSANVMRSIGSSLADPFVAMAGAAAALYGPLHGGANEEVLRMLHEIGSKDKVPDFIKRVKAGEGRLMGFGHRIYKNYDPRARIIKETADKVFEVTGRNPLLDIALELERIALQDDYFIKRKLYPNVDFYSGIIYQAMGFPTDAFTVLFAIPRTAGWIAQWQELLLDPEQKIARPRQVYLGAGKRDYVPIDKRA, from the coding sequence ATGCCTGACACCCTCACCATCATTGACAATCGCACAGGGAAAAAGTATGAAATTCCCATAGTGCATGACACCATCAAGGCCATGGACTTGCGGCAGATCAAAGTCTCTGATGACGACTTTGGGCTGATGAGTTATGATCCGGCTTTTATGAACACCGCCTCCTGCCAAAGCCGGATTACCTTCATCGACGGCGACAAAGGCATCCTGCGCTATCGCGGTTATCCCATCGAACAGCTCGCCGAAAAAAGCTCCTTTCTCGAAGTCGCCTACTTGCTCATCCATGGCGAGCTGCCCAGTCCCGCGGCCTACCAGGAGTGGACCCGGCAGATCACCCATCACACCCTGCTCCATGAGAACACCAAAAAACTCATGGAAGGATTCCACCATGATGCCCATCCCATGGGCATGGTGATCAGCACGCTGGCGGCCCTCTCCACGTTTTATCCGGACGCCAAGAATATTCGCGATCTGGAGGCGCGCAAGCTGCAGATCCACCGCCTGATCGGCAAGATGCCGACGATAGCGGCTTATGCCTATCGCCATCGCCGGGGCCTGCCTTATGTCTATCCGGACAACGAGCTGAGCTACACCGGCAACTTTCTCAACATGCTGTTCAAGATGACCGAGCTCAAGTACCAGCCCAATCCGGTGCTGGAACGCGCGCTCGACATCCTGTTCATCCTGCATGCGGATCATGAGCAAAACTGCAGCGCCAACGTCATGCGCAGCATCGGCAGCTCGCTCGCTGATCCTTTTGTTGCCATGGCCGGCGCCGCGGCCGCGCTCTATGGCCCGTTGCACGGCGGCGCCAACGAGGAAGTCCTGCGCATGCTGCATGAGATTGGCTCCAAGGACAAGGTGCCGGATTTCATCAAGCGCGTCAAAGCCGGCGAAGGCCGCTTGATGGGCTTCGGCCATCGCATCTACAAGAACTACGATCCGCGCGCCAGGATCATCAAGGAGACCGCCGACAAGGTGTTCGAAGTCACCGGCCGCAATCCCCTGCTCGACATTGCCCTGGAGCTGGAGCGCATCGCCCTGCAGGATGATTACTTCATCAAGCGCAAACTCTACCCCAATGTCGATTTTTACTCCGGCATCATCTATCAGGCGATGGGCTTCCCGACCGACGCCTTCACCGTGCTGTTCGCCATTCCGCGAACCGCCGGCTGGATTGCGCAGTGGCAGGAGTTGCTGCTCGATCCCGAGCAAAAGATCGCGCGGCCCCGCCAGGTTTATCTGGGAGCCGGCAAGCGTGACTACGTGCCGATCGACAAGCGGGCGTGA
- a CDS encoding response regulator, giving the protein MARVMLIEDEANLRRLYRLELGREGYDVIDANSEADALRKLGREKIDAVVLDLRLWDHWGIDLLDEILARRRDVPIIINTAYSQWRNDFHLWGADAFVTKSSDLTELKQALAHALERRN; this is encoded by the coding sequence ATGGCGCGTGTGATGTTGATTGAAGACGAGGCCAATCTCCGGCGGCTTTACCGCCTCGAACTCGGCAGGGAGGGCTACGACGTCATCGATGCCAATTCGGAAGCCGACGCCCTGCGAAAATTGGGGCGGGAAAAGATCGATGCCGTGGTGTTGGACCTGCGCTTGTGGGATCACTGGGGCATCGATCTGCTGGACGAGATTCTGGCCCGGCGGCGGGATGTCCCGATCATCATCAATACTGCCTACAGCCAGTGGCGCAACGATTTTCATCTCTGGGGCGCCGATGCCTTCGTCACCAAATCCTCGGATTTGACGGAATTGAAGCAGGCGCTGGCACACGCCCTCGAGCGCCGTAATTGA
- the mdh gene encoding malate dehydrogenase has protein sequence MKISVIGAGHVGATIALLLAQKRLGDIVLLDVVPGLAEGKALDMAEASPVDRFASNIVGSCRIEDVLDSNLVVMAAGRARTPGMTRMDLLAHNAAIVTSVMRQVAELAPQALVVMVTNPLDVMCYAAWQTTGFPKQRILGMAGALDAARLRYFIAAALNVAVEDIQAMVLGGHGDAMVLLPRYATVSGIPLAQLLPATALAKILERTREAGTEIVQLLKTGSAYYAPAAATAQMVEALVLDERRLLPASVYLEGEYSLHDVFLGVPVILGGNGVEKIVEIELTEEEHEALRLSALEVAEGIREWQKLARPG, from the coding sequence ATGAAAATCTCAGTCATTGGCGCGGGCCATGTCGGTGCCACCATCGCCTTGCTGCTGGCGCAGAAGCGTCTGGGCGATATTGTGCTGCTGGATGTGGTGCCGGGCCTGGCGGAGGGCAAGGCGCTCGACATGGCCGAAGCCAGTCCGGTGGATCGCTTTGCGAGCAACATTGTGGGAAGCTGCCGGATTGAAGACGTGCTGGACTCCAATCTGGTGGTGATGGCCGCCGGCCGCGCACGCACGCCCGGCATGACCCGCATGGATTTGCTGGCCCATAATGCCGCGATTGTCACCAGTGTCATGCGTCAGGTGGCGGAGCTGGCGCCGCAAGCCCTGGTCGTGATGGTCACCAATCCCCTGGACGTCATGTGTTATGCCGCATGGCAGACCACTGGTTTTCCCAAGCAGCGCATCCTGGGCATGGCCGGTGCACTGGACGCGGCACGCCTGCGTTATTTCATCGCTGCCGCGCTCAACGTCGCGGTGGAAGATATCCAGGCCATGGTTTTGGGTGGCCACGGCGATGCCATGGTGCTGCTGCCGCGCTACGCGACCGTGTCCGGCATTCCGCTCGCCCAGTTGCTGCCGGCCACGGCGCTCGCCAAAATTCTGGAACGGACACGCGAAGCCGGCACGGAAATCGTGCAGCTTTTGAAAACCGGCAGTGCCTATTATGCCCCCGCGGCTGCCACCGCCCAAATGGTGGAAGCCCTCGTGCTGGACGAACGCCGTCTGCTGCCGGCCTCTGTTTATCTCGAAGGGGAATACAGCCTGCACGACGTCTTTCTGGGCGTGCCCGTGATTCTCGGCGGCAATGGTGTCGAAAAGATCGTCGAGATCGAACTGACGGAGGAGGAGCACGAGGCGCTGCGGCTCTCAGCATTGGAGGTGGCCGAGGGAATCCGCGAATGGCAAAAGCTCGCCCGGCCGGGTTGA
- a CDS encoding phosphate acyltransferase, with the protein MIENFAALRRLAQQRGPKRVAVVMADDAVALAALAQAVAMNLATPVLIGEVARIRAQLAILDAGAALDNAILIAAPNATAAAATAVNLCRNGEVDLLLKGHLRTDELMHAVLDKQQGLHTGRLLSDVLLYEDTLTGVCRLVGVTDGGINVLPTLEQKKQILANGVAVMHALGCARPRVALLSATEAVTRAVPSTVEARALTEWTAAGEAGECEVFGPLALDNALLESAAFAKGITSPVAGHADLMVVPNLEAGNILGKAVKYFGKSPCGHVIVGARVPVLIPSRVESAEDKLNAVALGVVLHASQLAENS; encoded by the coding sequence GTGATTGAGAATTTTGCCGCATTGCGCCGCCTGGCGCAACAGCGCGGCCCCAAGCGGGTGGCGGTGGTGATGGCGGATGACGCCGTGGCGCTCGCCGCGCTGGCGCAGGCCGTGGCCATGAACCTGGCAACCCCGGTGTTGATCGGCGAGGTGGCGCGCATCCGCGCGCAGCTCGCCATACTCGATGCCGGGGCGGCGCTGGACAATGCCATCTTGATCGCCGCGCCCAACGCCACTGCCGCCGCTGCCACTGCGGTGAACCTGTGCCGCAACGGGGAAGTGGACTTGCTGCTCAAGGGGCACCTGCGCACCGATGAGCTGATGCATGCCGTGCTCGACAAGCAGCAGGGGTTGCACACCGGCCGCTTGTTGAGCGATGTGTTGCTTTATGAAGACACGCTCACGGGCGTCTGCCGGCTGGTGGGCGTGACCGACGGGGGCATCAATGTCCTGCCCACCCTCGAGCAGAAAAAACAAATCCTCGCAAATGGCGTGGCAGTGATGCACGCGCTCGGTTGTGCCCGGCCGCGCGTGGCGTTGCTGAGCGCCACCGAGGCGGTGACCCGGGCGGTACCGTCCACCGTTGAGGCCAGGGCGTTGACCGAGTGGACGGCTGCCGGCGAGGCGGGTGAATGTGAGGTCTTTGGTCCGCTGGCGCTCGACAACGCCCTGCTGGAATCCGCGGCCTTTGCCAAGGGCATCACCTCGCCGGTCGCCGGTCACGCCGATCTCATGGTGGTGCCCAACCTCGAGGCCGGCAACATTCTCGGCAAAGCGGTGAAATATTTCGGCAAATCACCCTGTGGTCATGTGATCGTCGGCGCGCGGGTGCCGGTGTTGATTCCCTCGCGTGTGGAAAGTGCGGAAGACAAGCTCAACGCCGTGGCGCTGGGCGTCGTGCTTCATGCCAGCCAGCTTGCAGAAAATTCGTGA